In Micromonospora purpureochromogenes, a single window of DNA contains:
- a CDS encoding ABC transporter permease — MFRATWKSLLARKVRLILSGLAVVLGVMFVSGAFVLTDTLGRSFDAVFADAYEGVDVNVSAKPKIALSETEGEQVPAAMPAATLEKVRTVGGVAEATGIVAADGARLIGSNGKVVTSFGPPQLGENWVGESDLVKLREGREPRADDEIVINGALAQAAKVTVGDRVGVLTLEPKKEFTVVGVFGYSGDRDSLGGANEIAFTTPVAQRLMLGEPDVFTNISVKAADGVGEAALRDDIAAAVGGDYEVKTGEQLSADASAGLKEGLSFFNKILLGFAAVALLVGTFLILNTFSIIVAQRTRELALMRAIGASGRQIIGSVVLEAVAVGLIASVLGLGAGIGVGALLAYLFGKLAGGLALAGIGVPAAAVIGAFSVGLVITVVAALLPALRASRIPPIAAMQDVATPDRPLTKVTVAGAIVTAIGGTLLFLGLSGNAGDNTLATILGGVLFAFIGVALLTPLISRPVVSLLGALFAWSVPGKLGRLNSGRNPRRTAITAAALMVGIALVTGVTVILDSAKGSISALAEDQIKAELVIAGVQGGPRPPSFDPAVLEKAAAIPGVQMVDGEYGDMAVVNGERTWVAASSNVASLERIFGAKATAGDISRLAPDQMLFSSDTATSRNVSVGSKVSVQLSRGEARTYTVSGIYESSQLTNPVVLPPQAAKDFAIPQPIQGFLQLAPGTRVADVQPQVETLLADSPEVSVADRAAFIEQQTSQLDTPLRMIQILLALAIVIAVLGIINTLALSVLERTRELGLLRAIGLRRAQTMRMITVEAVVISVFGALLGVVVGTGLGAAVVEALKDEGITDLILPWGQMGIFLGLAAIIGVIAAVLPAVRAARINVLGAIAHD, encoded by the coding sequence ATGTTCCGCGCAACCTGGAAGAGCCTGCTGGCGCGCAAGGTGCGCCTCATCCTCTCCGGCCTGGCCGTGGTGCTGGGCGTCATGTTCGTCTCCGGCGCGTTCGTGCTGACCGACACGCTCGGCCGCTCGTTCGACGCGGTCTTCGCCGACGCGTACGAGGGTGTCGACGTCAACGTCTCCGCCAAGCCGAAGATCGCCCTCAGCGAGACCGAGGGTGAGCAGGTGCCCGCGGCGATGCCGGCCGCGACGCTGGAGAAGGTCCGCACGGTCGGCGGGGTGGCCGAGGCCACCGGGATCGTCGCCGCGGACGGCGCCCGCCTGATCGGCAGCAACGGCAAGGTGGTCACCTCGTTCGGTCCGCCGCAGCTCGGCGAGAACTGGGTGGGCGAGAGCGACCTGGTCAAGCTGCGCGAGGGCCGCGAGCCGCGAGCCGACGACGAGATCGTGATCAACGGGGCGCTGGCGCAGGCCGCGAAGGTGACGGTCGGCGACCGGGTCGGCGTGCTGACCCTGGAGCCGAAGAAGGAGTTCACCGTGGTGGGCGTCTTCGGTTACAGCGGTGACCGGGACTCCCTCGGCGGGGCCAACGAGATCGCCTTCACCACCCCGGTGGCGCAGCGGCTGATGCTCGGCGAGCCGGACGTGTTCACCAACATCAGTGTTAAGGCCGCCGACGGGGTCGGCGAGGCCGCGCTGCGCGACGACATCGCTGCGGCGGTCGGCGGCGACTACGAGGTCAAGACGGGCGAGCAGCTCTCCGCCGACGCCTCGGCGGGGCTGAAGGAGGGGCTCTCCTTCTTCAACAAGATCCTGCTCGGCTTCGCCGCGGTGGCGCTGCTGGTCGGCACCTTCCTCATCCTCAACACCTTCTCGATCATCGTGGCGCAGCGCACCCGGGAGCTGGCCCTGATGCGGGCCATCGGGGCCAGCGGCCGGCAGATCATCGGCTCGGTGGTGCTGGAGGCCGTGGCGGTGGGCCTGATCGCCTCCGTGCTCGGCCTGGGCGCCGGCATCGGCGTCGGCGCGCTGCTGGCGTACCTGTTCGGCAAGCTGGCGGGCGGGCTGGCGCTGGCCGGCATCGGCGTGCCGGCGGCCGCGGTGATCGGCGCGTTCTCGGTGGGTCTGGTGATCACCGTGGTGGCGGCGCTGCTGCCGGCGCTGCGGGCGTCGCGGATCCCGCCGATCGCGGCGATGCAGGACGTGGCCACCCCGGACCGCCCGCTGACCAAGGTGACGGTGGCCGGCGCGATCGTCACCGCGATCGGCGGCACGCTGCTCTTCCTGGGGCTCAGCGGCAACGCCGGGGACAACACCCTGGCCACCATCCTCGGCGGCGTGCTGTTCGCCTTCATCGGGGTGGCGCTGCTGACCCCGCTGATCAGCCGGCCGGTGGTGTCCCTGCTCGGGGCGCTGTTCGCCTGGTCGGTGCCGGGCAAGCTGGGCCGGCTCAACTCCGGCCGCAACCCGCGCCGCACCGCGATCACCGCGGCGGCGCTGATGGTCGGCATCGCGCTGGTCACCGGCGTGACGGTGATCCTGGACTCGGCCAAGGGCAGCATCAGCGCGCTGGCCGAGGACCAGATCAAGGCCGAGCTGGTGATCGCCGGGGTGCAGGGCGGTCCCCGCCCGCCGAGCTTCGACCCGGCGGTGCTGGAGAAGGCGGCCGCAATCCCGGGCGTCCAGATGGTCGACGGCGAGTACGGCGACATGGCGGTGGTCAACGGCGAGCGCACCTGGGTGGCGGCGTCGAGCAACGTCGCGTCGCTGGAGCGGATCTTCGGGGCGAAGGCCACCGCCGGTGACATCAGCCGGCTGGCGCCCGATCAGATGCTGTTCAGCTCCGACACCGCGACGTCCCGCAACGTGTCGGTCGGCTCGAAGGTCAGCGTCCAGCTGTCCCGGGGCGAGGCCCGCACGTACACGGTCAGCGGCATCTACGAGAGCTCGCAGCTGACCAACCCGGTGGTGCTGCCGCCGCAGGCGGCGAAGGACTTCGCCATCCCGCAGCCGATCCAGGGCTTCCTGCAGCTCGCCCCCGGCACCCGGGTCGCCGACGTGCAGCCGCAGGTCGAGACGCTGCTCGCCGACAGCCCCGAGGTGTCGGTGGCCGACCGGGCCGCCTTCATCGAGCAGCAGACCAGCCAGCTGGACACCCCGCTGCGGATGATCCAGATCCTGCTGGCGCTGGCCATCGTGATCGCGGTGCTGGGCATCATCAACACCCTGGCCCTGTCGGTGCTGGAGCGGACCCGCGAGCTGGGCCTGCTGCGGGCGATCGGGCTGCGCCGGGCGCAGACCATGCGGATGATCACCGTGGAGGCGGTGGTGATCTCGGTCTTCGGCGCGCTGCTCGGCGTGGTGGTCGGCACCGGCCTCGGCGCGGCGGTGGTCGAGGCGCTCAAGGACGAGGGCATCACCGACCTGATCCTGCCCTGGGGCCAGATGGGGATCTTCCTCGGGCTGGCCGCGATCATCGGGGTGATCGCCGCGGTGCTGCCCGCGGTGCGCGCCGCGCGGATCAACGTGCTGGGCGCCATCGCGCACGACTGA
- a CDS encoding HAD family hydrolase: MLFDMDGTLVDSEKLWDVALRELAAEYGGSLSDSARRAVIGTSMAESMRIVHDDLGQPERDPQASIDWINARILELFRTGLRWRPGALALLRAVRAAGIPTALVTSSGRPLVEVALDTLGRDSFDAVVCGDEVDLAKPHPEPYLTAARLLDVPIGRCVAIEDSPTGVASALAAGAAVLAVPAEVPIAPIDGVHQVESLTAADLELLAALLGEPPA; encoded by the coding sequence GTGCTCTTCGACATGGACGGCACCCTGGTCGACAGCGAGAAGCTGTGGGACGTCGCGCTGCGCGAGTTGGCGGCCGAGTACGGCGGCTCGCTCTCCGACTCCGCGCGGCGCGCGGTGATCGGCACGAGCATGGCGGAGTCGATGCGGATCGTGCACGACGACCTCGGCCAACCGGAGCGGGACCCGCAGGCCAGCATCGACTGGATCAACGCCCGGATCCTGGAGCTGTTCCGCACCGGGCTGCGCTGGCGGCCCGGCGCGCTGGCCCTGCTGCGGGCGGTACGCGCCGCCGGTATCCCCACCGCGCTGGTCACCTCCAGCGGGCGACCGCTGGTCGAGGTGGCCCTGGACACCCTCGGGCGGGACAGCTTCGACGCGGTGGTCTGCGGCGACGAGGTGGACCTGGCCAAGCCGCACCCGGAGCCGTACCTGACGGCGGCGCGGCTGCTGGACGTGCCGATCGGCCGGTGCGTGGCCATCGAGGACTCGCCGACCGGGGTGGCCAGCGCGCTCGCCGCCGGCGCGGCGGTGCTGGCGGTCCCCGCGGAGGTGCCGATCGCGCCGATCGACGGCGTACACCAGGTGGAGAGCCTGACCGCGGCGGACCTGGAGCTGCTGGCCGCGCTGCTCGGCGAGCCGCCGGCCTGA
- a CDS encoding neutral zinc metallopeptidase — translation MTARSGSQSRGSLAAAVVALVVAAGCAVGGVGESGPQEPREPAPGQSRQASSPGAETTRADGTTSVEEFKTDIGDAVNIAEDYWGAQFKASGQQFRPIRRIVPYQREGEVACGGQALPRNNAVYCSQGDFIAYDVNWSVAAFRQVGDAFVFYLLGHEYAHGIQVRLGIRYNFTIQQELQADCMAGAYLGDSVRSGVLKLDTGDLDEFREGLLAVGDDPDQPWFAEGSHGTAEQRTDSFFRGYENSLDACDLG, via the coding sequence GTGACGGCACGCTCGGGATCGCAGTCGCGCGGCTCGCTCGCCGCGGCGGTGGTGGCGCTGGTGGTGGCGGCCGGTTGCGCCGTCGGCGGGGTGGGGGAGAGCGGCCCGCAGGAGCCGCGCGAACCGGCGCCGGGCCAGTCCCGGCAGGCCTCCTCGCCGGGCGCGGAGACCACCCGGGCCGACGGCACCACCAGCGTCGAGGAGTTCAAGACCGACATCGGCGACGCGGTGAACATCGCCGAGGACTACTGGGGCGCCCAGTTCAAAGCCTCCGGCCAGCAGTTCCGCCCGATCCGCCGGATCGTGCCCTACCAGCGCGAGGGGGAGGTCGCCTGCGGCGGCCAGGCGCTGCCGCGCAACAACGCCGTCTACTGCTCCCAGGGTGACTTCATCGCCTACGACGTCAACTGGTCGGTGGCCGCGTTCCGCCAGGTCGGCGACGCGTTCGTGTTCTACCTGCTCGGCCACGAGTACGCCCACGGCATCCAGGTACGCCTCGGCATCCGCTACAACTTCACCATCCAGCAGGAGTTGCAGGCCGACTGCATGGCCGGGGCGTACCTGGGTGACTCGGTCCGCTCGGGCGTGCTGAAGCTGGACACGGGCGACCTCGACGAGTTCCGCGAGGGGCTGCTCGCCGTCGGTGACGACCCCGACCAGCCCTGGTTCGCGGAGGGCTCCCACGGCACGGCCGAGCAGCGCACCGACTCGTTCTTCCGCGGCTACGAGAACTCCCTCGACGCCTGCGACCTCGGCTGA
- a CDS encoding class I SAM-dependent methyltransferase produces the protein MYERTFARLCAYPAEALLDAAGAGAGMRVLDVGTGTGTVAALAAGRGATVVAVDAEPSMLARARRWVPDARLVRAALPHLPVTTGAVDAAVANFVLNHVGDPAAAVAGLRRTVRPGGRIAVTVWPSPQPPLQRLWGEVFADVNGGELPRVAAERDFPRTEEGLTGLLARTGLDDVQCRTLTWTHRADPDEWWTGPASGLGIPGLLLQRQPPATREALRRRYLQLSARYRDADGLLALPTAALLASGVVSRPVPTNGPGPRSGSAR, from the coding sequence GTGTACGAGCGCACTTTCGCCCGGCTCTGCGCGTACCCGGCAGAGGCGCTGCTGGACGCGGCGGGCGCCGGGGCCGGCATGCGGGTGCTCGACGTGGGCACCGGAACCGGCACGGTCGCGGCGCTGGCGGCCGGGCGCGGCGCGACGGTGGTCGCGGTGGACGCCGAGCCGTCGATGCTGGCCCGCGCCCGCCGGTGGGTGCCCGACGCCCGGCTGGTCCGCGCCGCGCTGCCGCACCTGCCGGTGACCACCGGCGCAGTGGACGCCGCCGTGGCGAACTTCGTGCTCAACCACGTCGGCGACCCGGCCGCCGCGGTGGCCGGGCTGCGCCGCACGGTACGCCCCGGTGGCCGGATCGCCGTCACCGTCTGGCCCTCGCCGCAGCCGCCCCTGCAACGACTCTGGGGTGAGGTGTTCGCCGACGTGAACGGTGGTGAGCTGCCGAGGGTGGCGGCGGAGCGGGACTTCCCGCGCACCGAGGAGGGGCTGACGGGTCTGCTCGCCCGGACGGGGCTGGACGACGTGCAGTGCCGGACGCTGACCTGGACGCACCGGGCCGACCCGGACGAGTGGTGGACCGGCCCGGCCAGCGGCCTCGGCATTCCGGGGCTGCTGTTGCAGCGGCAGCCGCCGGCGACCCGCGAGGCGCTGCGGCGCCGCTACCTGCAACTGTCCGCCCGCTACCGGGATGCCGACGGGCTGCTCGCCCTGCCCACCGCCGCGCTGCTCGCCTCCGGTGTCGTGAGCCGACCTGTGCCGACTAACGGGCCCGGGCCCAGGTCAGGAAGCGCTCGGTGA
- a CDS encoding flavin reductase, which produces MSRASRPHLPMRPLWRCRACGAEWPCQPARLALLVEYREDRTALLIYLSTLMAEAGAQLSQLNGHAVPENLTERFLTWARAR; this is translated from the coding sequence GTGAGCCGCGCGTCTCGACCGCACCTGCCGATGCGCCCCCTGTGGCGGTGTCGGGCCTGCGGCGCGGAGTGGCCCTGCCAGCCGGCGCGGCTGGCGCTGCTGGTCGAGTACCGCGAGGACCGCACCGCGCTGCTGATCTATCTGAGCACCCTGATGGCCGAGGCCGGCGCGCAGCTCTCCCAGCTCAACGGGCACGCGGTGCCGGAGAACCTCACCGAGCGCTTCCTGACCTGGGCCCGGGCCCGTTAG
- a CDS encoding YciI family protein produces the protein MKYMIMLYGSQRDYDAMAGRPGDNPPPMSPEQVAAMHAHMEAVHKEIAESGELVDGRGLTAPVHARRVRVREGAPVVTDGPYPETQEVLAGFTIVECDSFDRATRIAARFVNPDAEGEYVDVRPVAEGIEDLNG, from the coding sequence ATGAAGTACATGATCATGCTGTACGGCTCGCAGCGCGACTACGACGCGATGGCGGGCCGCCCCGGCGACAACCCGCCGCCGATGTCGCCGGAGCAGGTAGCGGCGATGCACGCCCACATGGAGGCGGTGCACAAGGAGATCGCGGAGTCGGGCGAGCTGGTCGACGGCCGGGGGCTGACCGCCCCGGTGCACGCCCGGCGGGTCCGGGTGCGCGAGGGTGCGCCCGTGGTGACCGACGGCCCCTACCCGGAGACGCAGGAGGTGCTGGCCGGCTTCACGATCGTGGAGTGTGACAGCTTCGACCGGGCCACCCGGATCGCCGCGCGGTTCGTCAACCCGGACGCCGAGGGCGAGTACGTGGACGTGCGGCCGGTCGCCGAGGGCATCGAGGACCTCAACGGCTGA
- a CDS encoding RNA polymerase sigma factor, producing the protein MTADAVEDLLRRLTPQVLGAVVRRYGHFDTAEDATQEALLAAATRWPVDGVPDDPRAWLITVAARRLTDLLRSEQARRRREDDVARRLPPEQWLAPPADRRTPEDDSLVLLFLCCHPELPPAAQIALTLRAVGGLSTAEVARAFLVPEGTMARRITRAKQRIRDSGVPFGLPTGPDRAARLATVRHVLYLIFNEGYASTAGPLLRRVDLSTEAIRLTRMLHRLLPEDDEVTGLLALMLLTDARGPARVGPNGELVPMAEQDRSRWRTDQIAEGLALVSAVLPRGDVGPYQVQAAIAALHDEATSAEETDWPQIEALYTVLTGLSDNPVVALNHAVAVAMAQGASAGLDLLAGLAADPRLAADPRLPAARAHLLERTGDLGAARAAYEEAARRSMNLPQQRYLYARAARLADAG; encoded by the coding sequence ATGACCGCCGACGCCGTCGAGGACCTGCTGCGCCGCCTGACGCCGCAGGTCCTCGGTGCGGTGGTGCGCCGCTACGGGCACTTCGACACCGCCGAGGACGCCACCCAGGAGGCGCTGCTGGCGGCCGCGACCCGGTGGCCCGTCGACGGCGTACCCGATGACCCGCGCGCCTGGCTGATCACCGTCGCGGCGCGGCGCCTGACCGACCTGCTCCGCAGCGAGCAGGCCCGGCGGCGGCGCGAGGACGACGTCGCCCGGCGGTTGCCGCCCGAGCAGTGGCTCGCTCCCCCGGCGGACCGCCGGACCCCGGAGGACGACAGCCTGGTGCTGCTCTTCCTCTGCTGCCACCCGGAGCTGCCCCCGGCCGCGCAGATCGCGCTGACCCTGCGGGCCGTCGGCGGCCTGAGCACCGCCGAGGTGGCCCGGGCGTTCCTGGTCCCGGAGGGCACGATGGCCCGCCGGATCACCCGCGCCAAGCAGCGCATCCGGGACAGCGGCGTGCCGTTCGGCCTGCCCACCGGCCCGGACCGGGCGGCCCGCCTGGCCACCGTCCGGCACGTGCTCTATCTGATCTTCAACGAGGGGTACGCCAGCACCGCCGGGCCGCTGCTGCGCCGGGTGGACCTGTCCACCGAGGCGATCCGGCTCACCCGGATGCTGCACCGGCTGCTCCCCGAGGACGACGAGGTGACCGGGCTGCTGGCGTTGATGCTGCTCACCGACGCCCGGGGGCCGGCCCGGGTCGGGCCGAACGGCGAGCTGGTTCCGATGGCCGAGCAGGACCGCAGCCGGTGGCGCACCGACCAGATCGCCGAGGGCCTCGCGCTGGTCAGCGCGGTGCTGCCGCGCGGCGACGTCGGGCCGTACCAGGTGCAGGCGGCGATCGCGGCGCTGCACGACGAGGCGACGAGCGCCGAGGAGACCGACTGGCCGCAGATCGAGGCGCTCTACACGGTGCTCACCGGCCTGTCCGACAACCCGGTGGTGGCGCTGAACCACGCGGTCGCGGTAGCCATGGCCCAGGGCGCCTCCGCCGGGCTCGACCTGCTCGCCGGGCTGGCGGCCGACCCCCGGCTCGCCGCCGACCCGCGGCTGCCCGCCGCCCGCGCGCACCTGCTGGAACGCACGGGCGACCTCGGCGCGGCGCGCGCGGCGTACGAGGAGGCGGCGCGGCGGTCGATGAACCTGCCGCAGCAGCGCTACCTTTACGCCCGCGCCGCCCGCCTGGCCGACGCCGGCTGA
- a CDS encoding nitroreductase/quinone reductase family protein has translation MRRVMELLYEAKRRLYPGDRPNRLARLMNRLDAAQFATGVLAPRRAVTLEVPGRRTGQSIAVPVVVADLDGDRYLVSMLGENANWVRNVRAAGGRAVLHHGGREQVLLREVDVARRAPILRRYLHLAPGARPHLPVDRRAPLAEFEAVAARYPVFLVQPAPRP, from the coding sequence GTGCGTCGCGTGATGGAGCTGCTGTACGAGGCCAAGCGCCGGCTGTACCCCGGCGACCGCCCCAACCGGCTGGCCCGGCTGATGAACCGGCTGGACGCCGCCCAGTTCGCCACCGGGGTGCTCGCCCCGCGCCGCGCGGTCACCCTGGAGGTACCTGGGCGGCGCACCGGCCAAAGTATCGCCGTGCCGGTGGTGGTGGCCGACCTCGACGGTGACCGCTACCTGGTCTCCATGCTCGGTGAGAACGCCAACTGGGTACGCAACGTGCGGGCGGCCGGCGGCCGGGCGGTGCTGCACCACGGCGGGCGCGAGCAGGTGCTGCTGCGGGAGGTCGACGTCGCCCGGCGTGCCCCGATCCTGCGCCGCTACCTACACCTCGCCCCCGGCGCCCGGCCGCACCTGCCGGTCGACCGGCGCGCCCCGCTGGCGGAGTTCGAGGCGGTCGCCGCCCGGTACCCGGTGTTCCTGGTGCAACCCGCGCCGCGACCCTGA
- a CDS encoding DUF6959 family protein, translating into MERIEVDLHDRGNAAVLRLPPRRFPGVLIQGDSLSVLREDVELVRAALRAGDLVTAREWADHLGAELDALLGHYVAVLDRDGITLPFVRPPPPPGPTAGPAPDWAGDGG; encoded by the coding sequence GTGGAACGCATCGAGGTCGACCTGCACGACCGTGGCAACGCCGCCGTGCTGCGCCTGCCCCCGCGCCGTTTCCCCGGCGTGCTGATCCAGGGCGACAGCCTGTCGGTGCTGCGCGAGGACGTCGAGCTGGTCCGGGCGGCGTTGCGCGCCGGCGACCTGGTGACGGCCCGGGAGTGGGCCGACCACCTCGGCGCCGAACTGGACGCGCTGCTCGGCCACTACGTCGCCGTGCTCGACCGGGACGGGATCACCCTGCCGTTCGTGCGGCCCCCACCGCCACCCGGCCCGACCGCCGGCCCGGCCCCGGACTGGGCCGGCGACGGCGGGTGA
- a CDS encoding alpha/beta fold hydrolase, with translation MSSTSTAPVTTATLAVPDGRLHYEVRGQGPLVALVAAPMDAGAFAPLADLLAVDHTVLTTDPRGINRSLLHDPHQDSTPQLRADDVARLIAHLDAGPAAVLGSSGGAVTVLALAQAHPERAHTVIAHEPPLIGLLDDREDRFAREDAMIATYLAGDRLGAGRQFLANANIELPEPVVQGMFGGEPAPQAAADEHFQYVHMIRGTTRFQPDVAALREGPTRVVVGLGEESTGQVCDLTSRALAEALGAAPAMFPGGHIGFVEDPKRFAARLREVLAEG, from the coding sequence ATGAGCAGCACATCCACCGCACCTGTCACCACCGCGACCCTGGCGGTCCCCGACGGGCGACTGCACTACGAGGTACGCGGACAGGGGCCGCTGGTGGCGCTGGTCGCCGCCCCGATGGACGCCGGGGCGTTCGCGCCGCTGGCCGATTTGCTGGCCGTCGACCACACGGTGCTCACCACCGACCCGCGGGGCATCAACCGCAGTCTGTTGCACGATCCGCACCAGGACTCGACCCCACAGCTGCGCGCCGACGACGTCGCCCGGCTGATCGCCCACCTCGACGCCGGCCCGGCCGCCGTGCTCGGCTCCAGCGGCGGCGCGGTGACCGTCCTCGCCCTCGCCCAGGCCCACCCGGAGCGGGCGCACACCGTCATCGCGCACGAGCCGCCGCTGATCGGCCTGCTCGACGACCGCGAGGACCGCTTCGCCCGGGAGGACGCCATGATCGCCACGTACCTGGCCGGGGACCGGCTGGGCGCCGGGCGGCAGTTCCTCGCCAACGCGAACATCGAGCTGCCCGAGCCCGTGGTCCAGGGCATGTTCGGCGGCGAACCCGCCCCGCAGGCCGCCGCCGACGAGCACTTCCAGTACGTCCACATGATCCGGGGGACCACCCGGTTCCAGCCCGACGTTGCCGCGCTGCGGGAGGGCCCGACCCGGGTCGTCGTGGGCCTGGGCGAGGAGTCGACCGGCCAGGTCTGCGACCTCACCTCCCGGGCGCTGGCCGAGGCGCTCGGCGCCGCGCCGGCGATGTTCCCCGGTGGCCACATCGGCTTCGTGGAGGACCCGAAGCGGTTTGCCGCCCGGCTGCGGGAGGTCCTCGCCGAGGGCTGA
- a CDS encoding sigma-70 family RNA polymerase sigma factor: MRAVSPRVADDARDAGLDRAREGDQAAFADLVAPLRRELHAHCYRMLGSAHDADDALQEALLRAWRGLPRFEGRSSLRSWLYTVATRTCLDAVAGRARRALPVDLGPASERAVLDSAPAGHVAWLGPYPDAGLADGPAAPDVRYEQREAVELAFVAALQHLPGNQRAALLLFEVLGFSAAEIATMMRTSVASVNSALARARRLVADRVPPVSQQRTLRRVDDTRLREIVTGYATALENGDTEALVALLTEDVTWSMPPLPQWYRGLAAVTDFARELPMTRCGSWRHRTTGANGQPAVASYLRTQDTGHYLAWSINVLTLGHGRIAGITSFLGAEHFAGFGLPGSLPPEGEDGSISRPR; this comes from the coding sequence GTGAGGGCTGTTTCTCCGCGCGTCGCCGACGACGCCCGCGACGCCGGGCTGGACCGGGCGCGCGAGGGCGACCAGGCCGCGTTCGCCGACCTGGTGGCGCCACTGCGTCGCGAGCTGCACGCGCACTGCTACCGGATGCTCGGCTCCGCCCACGACGCCGACGACGCCCTTCAAGAGGCGCTGCTGCGGGCGTGGCGCGGGTTGCCGCGCTTCGAGGGGCGCAGCTCGCTGCGCTCCTGGCTGTACACGGTGGCCACCCGCACCTGCCTGGACGCGGTGGCCGGGCGCGCCCGCCGAGCGCTCCCGGTCGACCTCGGCCCGGCCAGCGAGCGGGCGGTGCTGGACAGCGCCCCGGCGGGCCACGTCGCCTGGCTGGGCCCCTACCCCGACGCCGGGCTCGCCGACGGTCCGGCCGCCCCCGACGTACGCTACGAACAGCGCGAGGCCGTCGAGCTGGCCTTCGTCGCGGCCCTGCAGCACCTGCCGGGCAACCAGCGGGCGGCGCTGCTGCTCTTCGAGGTGCTCGGCTTCTCCGCCGCCGAGATCGCCACCATGATGCGCACCTCGGTCGCCTCGGTGAACTCCGCGCTGGCGCGCGCCCGACGGCTGGTGGCCGACCGGGTGCCGCCGGTCAGCCAGCAGCGGACCCTGCGTCGCGTCGACGACACCCGGCTGCGGGAGATCGTCACCGGCTACGCGACCGCCCTGGAGAACGGCGACACCGAGGCGCTGGTCGCGCTGCTGACCGAGGACGTCACCTGGTCGATGCCGCCGCTGCCGCAGTGGTACCGGGGGCTGGCGGCGGTCACCGACTTCGCCCGCGAGCTGCCGATGACCCGGTGCGGGAGCTGGCGGCACCGGACGACCGGCGCGAACGGGCAGCCGGCGGTGGCCTCGTACCTGCGCACGCAGGACACCGGCCACTACCTGGCCTGGTCGATCAACGTGCTGACGCTGGGGCACGGCCGGATCGCCGGGATCACCTCGTTCCTGGGGGCCGAGCACTTCGCCGGGTTCGGGCTGCCGGGCTCGCTGCCACCGGAGGGCGAGGACGGCAGCATCTCGCGGCCCCGGTGA
- a CDS encoding dienelactone hydrolase family protein: MAEVLLFHHAQGLTPGVRDFADRLRAAGHTVHTPDLYDGKTFDTLGEGLDYGRTVGFDVILERGRLTAEGLPDGLVYAGFSLGVMPAQLLAQTRPGAKGALLFHSCIPTSEFGGEWPAGVPVQVHGMDADEFFVDEGDLDAARALVAAAPDAELFLYPGPQHLFADSSLPSHHEPAATLLTERVLGFLDRIG, translated from the coding sequence ATGGCTGAGGTGCTGTTGTTCCACCACGCGCAGGGGCTGACACCGGGGGTCCGCGACTTCGCCGACCGGCTGAGGGCAGCCGGGCACACGGTGCACACCCCGGATCTCTACGACGGCAAGACCTTCGACACCCTGGGGGAGGGCCTCGACTACGGCCGGACGGTCGGATTCGACGTTATCCTGGAGCGCGGCCGGCTCACGGCCGAGGGGCTGCCCGACGGTCTGGTGTACGCCGGGTTCTCGCTCGGGGTCATGCCGGCCCAGTTGCTGGCCCAGACCCGACCGGGCGCGAAGGGCGCCCTGCTCTTCCACAGCTGCATCCCGACGTCCGAGTTCGGCGGGGAGTGGCCGGCCGGCGTGCCGGTCCAGGTGCACGGGATGGACGCCGACGAGTTCTTCGTCGACGAGGGTGACCTCGACGCGGCCCGCGCCCTCGTCGCGGCGGCCCCGGACGCCGAACTGTTCCTGTACCCCGGCCCGCAGCACCTGTTCGCCGACAGCAGCCTGCCCTCCCACCACGAGCCGGCGGCCACGCTGCTCACCGAGCGGGTGCTGGGCTTCCTCGACCGCATCGGCTAG